A genomic segment from Sphingomonas astaxanthinifaciens DSM 22298 encodes:
- a CDS encoding amidase, translated as MTNGPLMLTLAALLLGGCATTLPEAAPVGDGPAATYAPPTVPPPPPPPPPSNPPSLAALSPVEAVRAAREWIDYRDPALHAVIALDPSAEAQAERSVQAPESPVRGKLILIKDNVEVAGLPTTAGSLALAANDTGRDAPLVARLRRAGMVIFGKTSLSEWANIRSTNSISGWSAVGGQTRNPYALDRNTCGSSSGSGAAVAAGYVDYAIGSETDGSITCPSSFNGVVGLKPTLGFVSRTHVVPISHSQDTAGPMTRTVRQAAELMNVIAGSDPADPATRDADLHRQDFTAGLTPDALRGQRVAVLRFATAPGTRDLFDAAVAKLRAAGAEVVEVKDFKPTGNFGDDEFKVLVTELKTDLNAYLASSPAALPGRTLADMIAFNKAQAASEMPLFGQEIFDMAEKTTGLSDPAYVKARANSLRIASTDLDRLLKDNKAVALVFPTYQAAWKIDVVNGDVSSGGGNVGSMAAVAGYPHLTVPMGLLRGLPVGLSFVGPRWSDGKLLALGNAYELARGPLPRPRFLPSIEEAPEIAPSLLRQSVRP; from the coding sequence TTGACCAACGGCCCGCTTATGCTGACCCTCGCCGCGCTGTTGCTCGGCGGCTGTGCCACGACACTCCCCGAGGCCGCGCCCGTCGGCGACGGTCCGGCTGCGACCTATGCCCCACCGACGGTCCCGCCGCCCCCGCCCCCGCCGCCGCCCAGCAACCCGCCGTCGCTGGCGGCCCTGTCGCCGGTCGAGGCCGTGCGCGCCGCGCGCGAGTGGATCGATTATCGCGACCCGGCGCTCCATGCGGTGATCGCGCTCGACCCCAGCGCCGAAGCGCAGGCCGAGCGGTCGGTGCAGGCACCGGAATCCCCGGTCCGCGGCAAGCTCATCCTCATCAAGGACAATGTCGAGGTGGCTGGCCTGCCGACCACGGCCGGAAGCCTCGCGCTTGCCGCCAACGACACCGGACGCGATGCGCCGCTGGTCGCGCGCCTGCGCCGCGCCGGCATGGTGATCTTCGGCAAGACCAGCCTCAGCGAATGGGCGAACATCCGCTCGACCAACTCGATCTCGGGCTGGAGCGCGGTCGGCGGCCAGACCCGCAATCCATACGCCCTCGACCGCAACACCTGCGGCAGTTCGAGCGGCAGCGGCGCCGCGGTCGCCGCGGGCTATGTCGATTATGCGATTGGGAGCGAGACCGACGGCTCGATCACCTGCCCGTCGAGCTTCAACGGCGTGGTCGGACTGAAGCCCACGCTCGGCTTCGTCTCGCGCACCCATGTCGTTCCGATCAGCCATTCGCAGGACACGGCCGGGCCGATGACCCGCACGGTCCGGCAAGCGGCCGAGCTGATGAACGTCATCGCGGGCAGCGATCCGGCCGACCCGGCGACCAGGGACGCGGACCTTCACCGGCAGGACTTCACCGCGGGTCTCACGCCCGATGCCCTGAGGGGCCAGCGGGTGGCGGTGCTGCGCTTTGCCACGGCCCCGGGAACCCGGGATCTGTTCGACGCGGCCGTCGCCAAGCTCAGGGCGGCGGGCGCGGAGGTCGTCGAGGTCAAGGACTTCAAGCCCACGGGCAATTTCGGCGACGACGAGTTCAAGGTGCTGGTCACCGAACTCAAGACCGACCTCAACGCCTATCTCGCGAGCAGCCCGGCGGCGCTCCCGGGCCGGACGCTGGCCGACATGATCGCCTTCAACAAAGCGCAGGCGGCATCCGAGATGCCGCTGTTCGGCCAGGAAATCTTCGACATGGCCGAGAAGACCACGGGCCTGTCCGATCCCGCCTATGTGAAGGCGCGTGCCAACAGCCTGCGGATCGCGTCCACCGATCTCGACCGGCTGCTCAAGGACAACAAGGCGGTGGCGCTGGTCTTCCCGACCTACCAGGCGGCGTGGAAGATCGACGTCGTCAACGGCGACGTCTCGAGCGGCGGCGGCAATGTCGGGTCGATGGCGGCGGTCGCGGGCTATCCGCACCTGACGGTGCCGATGGGCCTGCTGCGCGGGCTTCCGGTGGGCCTGAGCTTCGTCGGGCCGCGCTGGTCCGACGGCAAGCTGCTCGCGCTCGGCAATGCCTATGAACTGGCGCGCGGGCCATTGCCGCGTCCACGCTTCCTGCCGAGCATCGAGGAGGCGCCCGAAATTGCCCCGTCGCTGCTTCGGCAGTCGGTCAGGCCGTAA